In Geotalea uraniireducens, one genomic interval encodes:
- a CDS encoding SDR family oxidoreductase — MKLAGTTVVIIGGSSGMGLATARAAVAEGAAVLIASRSEEKLGRAADEIDGEVTTRVVDVTREEQLKNFFAEVGDFDHLAVTAATGATGPFFDLDTATVQGVFASKFWGQYFAVKYGAPWVREGGSITLFSGVAAARPVAGMSTYAAINGAVEALCRALAVELAPLRINTVSPGLIDTPAYEGMTPHDRKALFEMVAERVPARRVGRAEDAAQAVMSLMKNGYVTGTVMTVDGGYRIA, encoded by the coding sequence ATGAAACTGGCCGGAACAACCGTAGTGATTATCGGCGGCAGTTCGGGGATGGGGCTCGCCACCGCCCGGGCGGCGGTCGCCGAGGGGGCGGCGGTACTGATCGCCAGCCGCTCGGAAGAAAAGCTGGGCCGGGCGGCCGACGAGATCGACGGCGAGGTAACGACCCGGGTCGTCGACGTCACCCGGGAAGAGCAGCTGAAGAACTTCTTTGCCGAAGTGGGCGATTTCGATCACCTGGCGGTCACCGCGGCCACCGGCGCCACCGGGCCGTTTTTCGACCTCGACACCGCCACCGTCCAGGGGGTCTTCGCCAGCAAGTTCTGGGGACAGTACTTCGCCGTCAAGTACGGCGCGCCGTGGGTACGCGAAGGGGGCTCGATCACCCTCTTTTCGGGGGTCGCCGCCGCCCGGCCGGTAGCCGGGATGTCGACCTATGCCGCGATCAACGGCGCCGTCGAAGCGCTCTGCCGGGCGCTGGCGGTGGAACTGGCGCCGCTCCGGATCAACACCGTCTCCCCGGGACTGATCGACACCCCCGCCTACGAGGGGATGACGCCCCACGACCGGAAGGCGCTCTTCGAGATGGTGGCGGAGCGGGTGCCCGCCCGGCGGGTCGGCCGCGCCGAAGACGCCGCACAGGCGGTAATGTCGCTGATGAAAAACGGCTACGTCACCGGCACGGTGATGACCGTTGACGGCGGCTACCGGATCGCCTGA
- a CDS encoding amino acid ABC transporter substrate-binding protein, which produces MKKLTLLFTCALLVALTATAFAADSSWNRVKAAGKLVIGLDDAFPPMGYRDANGKLIGFDVDAAETVGKRLGITIEWQPTAWDGVIHSLNAKKFDCIWNGMTITPERAKEVAFTKPYVMDGQVAIVRFTEKRFKGIKDLKNVKVGAQKGSSALSAVKKLPTAPTELKEYEDNPKALLDLEAGRIDVVVIDNVTGRDFIAKRPGQFKILPGFISKEPFGVAFRKEDKALRAKVQKTLDQMVKDGTMAKISRKWFAEDITNPKKW; this is translated from the coding sequence GTGAAAAAACTGACTCTGCTGTTCACCTGTGCCCTGCTCGTGGCGCTCACCGCAACCGCCTTTGCCGCCGACTCTTCCTGGAACCGGGTCAAGGCCGCCGGGAAACTGGTCATCGGTCTCGATGACGCCTTCCCGCCGATGGGCTACCGCGACGCCAACGGCAAACTGATCGGCTTCGACGTCGACGCCGCCGAGACGGTCGGTAAACGGCTCGGCATCACCATCGAGTGGCAACCGACCGCCTGGGACGGCGTGATCCATTCGCTCAACGCCAAGAAGTTCGACTGCATCTGGAACGGGATGACCATCACCCCCGAGCGGGCCAAGGAAGTCGCCTTCACCAAGCCGTACGTCATGGACGGCCAGGTGGCGATCGTCCGCTTCACCGAAAAGCGCTTCAAGGGGATCAAGGATCTGAAGAACGTCAAGGTCGGCGCCCAGAAGGGCTCCTCGGCGCTGAGCGCTGTCAAGAAGCTGCCGACCGCCCCGACCGAGCTGAAAGAGTATGAAGACAATCCGAAGGCGCTCCTCGACCTGGAGGCCGGGCGGATCGACGTGGTGGTGATCGACAACGTCACCGGCCGCGATTTCATCGCCAAGCGCCCCGGCCAGTTCAAGATCCTCCCCGGCTTCATCAGCAAAGAGCCGTTCGGCGTCGCTTTCCGCAAGGAAGACAAGGCGCTCCGCGCCAAGGTCCAGAAGACCCTCGACCAGATGGTCAAGGACGGCACCATGGCGAAGATTTCCCGCAAGTGGTTCGCCGAAGACATCACCAATCCGAAGAAATGGTAG
- a CDS encoding ABC transporter permease subunit (The N-terminal region of this protein, as described by TIGR01726, is a three transmembrane segment that identifies a subfamily of ABC transporter permease subunits, which specificities that include histidine, arginine, glutamine, glutamate, L-cystine (sic), the opines (in Agrobacterium) octopine and nopaline, etc.) has product MRMLLSRVATALLFLWMTAVPALAGPANYDQLFRQANDLMGQGNLDAAITVLKQVPPPGPGEEGDAFVRSRMQIGRLQFAEKDYRDALAAAREVLARYPDNSEAKNFVASVQEVQEPRWVAFLKDSLRFLPRLLKGAMMTLLLVLCTMLVSPLGGLLIALGRISTFRPLSALCWFVIWLFRGTPLLLQLFFIYYGLPAFGITLKPLTAAVIGLGLNYSAYLGEIIRGAIQSIDRGQTEAAKALGMTYGQAMRRVIIPQTYKRLMPPIGNEFIALIKDTALVSTIAMVELMRSADQLFNTYFNVTALVLAALIYLAFTTVFTFIFEKIEYRAGIYEHR; this is encoded by the coding sequence ATGAGAATGTTGCTCAGCAGGGTCGCCACGGCCCTGCTTTTTTTGTGGATGACGGCCGTGCCGGCGCTGGCCGGGCCGGCGAACTACGACCAGCTGTTCCGCCAGGCCAACGACCTGATGGGCCAGGGGAACCTCGACGCTGCGATCACGGTACTGAAGCAGGTGCCGCCGCCGGGCCCCGGCGAAGAAGGCGACGCCTTCGTCCGGAGCCGAATGCAGATCGGCCGGCTCCAGTTCGCCGAAAAGGATTACCGCGATGCCCTCGCCGCGGCCCGCGAAGTGCTGGCCCGCTACCCGGACAACAGCGAGGCGAAGAACTTCGTCGCCTCGGTGCAGGAGGTGCAGGAACCGCGCTGGGTGGCCTTCCTCAAGGACAGCCTCCGCTTCCTCCCCCGCCTGCTCAAGGGGGCGATGATGACCCTGCTGCTGGTCCTCTGCACCATGCTGGTCTCCCCCCTCGGCGGACTGTTGATAGCCCTCGGCCGAATCAGCACCTTCCGGCCGCTGTCGGCGCTTTGCTGGTTCGTCATCTGGCTGTTCCGCGGCACGCCGCTCCTGTTGCAGCTCTTCTTCATCTACTACGGCCTCCCCGCCTTCGGCATCACCCTCAAGCCGCTGACGGCGGCGGTCATCGGCCTCGGTCTCAACTACTCCGCCTACCTGGGCGAGATCATCCGCGGCGCCATCCAGAGCATCGACCGGGGGCAGACCGAAGCGGCCAAGGCGCTCGGCATGACCTACGGCCAAGCGATGCGCCGGGTGATCATCCCCCAGACCTACAAGCGGCTGATGCCGCCGATCGGCAACGAATTCATCGCCCTGATCAAAGACACCGCCCTGGTGTCGACCATCGCCATGGTGGAGCTGATGCGCTCGGCCGATCAGCTGTTCAACACCTACTTCAACGTGACCGCACTGGTGCTGGCAGCGCTGATCTACCTCGCCTTCACCACCGTCTTCACCTTCATCTTCGAGAAGATCGAGTATCGGGCAGGGATCTATGAACACCGTTAG
- a CDS encoding amino acid ABC transporter ATP-binding protein — protein MNTVSAPLIELTGITKRFKGLTAVNGVNLAVQPGEKLVIIGPSGSGKSTLLRSINFLEEIDEGTIRFEGQEVGYHHRHGKLHLDKQQVICALRAEIGMVFQHFHLFPHLTVLGNVMEGPLTVQRKSRAEAREIALAMLAKVGLTDKRDVYPATLSGGQKQRVAIARAIAMRPKLMLFDEPTSALDPELVGEVFDTIHALADEGMTMIIVTHHMGFARELADRVIFMEGGNFLAEGTPGEFFAAGMNNERVQSFLNRIL, from the coding sequence ATGAACACCGTTAGCGCGCCGCTCATCGAACTTACCGGCATCACCAAACGCTTCAAGGGGCTCACCGCGGTCAACGGGGTGAACCTGGCCGTCCAGCCCGGCGAGAAGCTGGTCATCATCGGCCCCTCCGGCTCGGGGAAATCGACCCTGCTCCGCTCGATCAACTTCCTCGAAGAGATCGACGAGGGGACGATCCGCTTCGAGGGGCAGGAGGTCGGCTACCACCACCGCCACGGCAAGCTCCACCTGGACAAGCAGCAGGTCATCTGCGCCCTGCGGGCCGAGATCGGCATGGTCTTCCAGCACTTTCACCTCTTCCCCCACCTGACGGTACTCGGCAACGTCATGGAGGGGCCGCTGACCGTCCAGCGGAAGAGCCGCGCCGAGGCCCGGGAGATCGCCCTGGCGATGCTCGCCAAGGTCGGACTGACCGACAAGCGCGACGTCTACCCGGCAACCCTCTCCGGCGGCCAGAAGCAGCGGGTGGCCATCGCCCGCGCCATCGCCATGCGGCCGAAGCTGATGCTCTTCGACGAGCCGACCTCGGCGCTCGACCCCGAGCTGGTGGGGGAGGTCTTCGATACCATCCACGCCCTGGCCGACGAAGGGATGACGATGATCATCGTCACTCACCACATGGGCTTCGCCCGGGAGCTGGCCGACCGGGTCATCTTCATGGAGGGGGGGAACTTCCTGGCGGAGGGGACCCCCGGCGAATTCTTCGCCGCCGGGATGAACAACGAGCGGGTCCAGAGCTTCCTCAACCGGATTCTCTGA
- a CDS encoding MarC family protein yields the protein MTIYLNFFIAVWLKFFFLLTPFFVMSVFLSMTKELTPRERRRLALKVTGAVLVTCFTLYFFGNHLFSLFGITIDSFRIGAGALLFLSAVQMVQGNVAVTAGEGEHDIAVVPLAIPVTVGPATTGALLVMGAELQGAWQMVIGCAALAAAILCIGGLLASAASIEHVIGKRGIVILSKLTGLMLAAIAAQIILTGIRSFLASK from the coding sequence ATGACAATCTATCTCAACTTTTTCATCGCTGTCTGGCTGAAGTTCTTCTTCCTGCTGACGCCGTTCTTCGTCATGTCGGTCTTCCTGTCGATGACCAAGGAGCTGACGCCGCGGGAGCGACGGCGCCTCGCCCTGAAGGTGACCGGCGCCGTGCTGGTCACCTGCTTCACCCTCTATTTCTTCGGCAACCACCTCTTCTCCCTCTTCGGCATCACTATCGACTCGTTCCGGATCGGCGCCGGCGCCCTGCTCTTCCTCTCGGCGGTGCAAATGGTCCAGGGGAACGTGGCGGTAACCGCCGGCGAAGGGGAACATGATATCGCAGTGGTACCGCTGGCGATCCCGGTCACCGTCGGCCCGGCCACCACCGGCGCCCTGCTGGTAATGGGGGCCGAACTGCAGGGGGCGTGGCAGATGGTGATCGGCTGCGCGGCGCTGGCCGCCGCCATCCTCTGCATCGGCGGCCTCCTCGCCTCGGCGGCCTCGATCGAGCACGTGATCGGCAAGCGGGGGATCGTCATTCTCAGTAAGCTGACCGGGCTGATGCTGGCGGCGATCGCCGCCCAGATCATCCTGACCGGGATCAGGAGTTTTCTCGCCAGCAAGTAA
- a CDS encoding acyl-CoA thioesterase, whose amino-acid sequence MEKVGEEQACRWTLIDTLLPKDTNPAGDIFGGVLMSLMDKAAAVIAWRHVRQEVVTAGAEGIAFLRPVRVGEVVKVRARIVCTGRTSLELAVTVEAENVFTGESQLAARGFFTMVALDETGRPTPVPQWEPRDDEERQLRDESLARRAKRG is encoded by the coding sequence ATGGAAAAGGTTGGAGAAGAGCAGGCATGCCGCTGGACCCTGATCGATACCCTGCTGCCGAAGGATACCAACCCGGCCGGCGACATCTTCGGCGGGGTGCTGATGAGCCTGATGGACAAAGCGGCGGCGGTGATCGCCTGGCGCCATGTCCGGCAGGAAGTGGTCACCGCCGGCGCCGAGGGCATCGCCTTCCTCCGCCCGGTGCGGGTCGGCGAGGTGGTCAAGGTGCGGGCGCGGATCGTCTGTACCGGCCGGACCTCCCTCGAGCTGGCGGTCACCGTCGAGGCGGAGAACGTCTTCACCGGCGAGAGCCAGCTGGCGGCGCGCGGTTTTTTCACCATGGTCGCCCTCGACGAGACGGGGCGGCCGACCCCGGTGCCGCAGTGGGAGCCCCGCGACGACGAAGAGCGGCAACTCCGGGACGAGTCCCTGGCGCGCCGGGCGAAGCGGGGTTGA
- a CDS encoding TIGR00730 family Rossman fold protein — translation MTVRRLCVFCGSSMGNLADYRAAAAELGEFLARREIGVVYGGASVGLMGTVADSALAAGGEVIGVIPRLLQEKELAHPGLTALHVVDTMHQRKALMAELCDGFIALPGGMGTFEEFFEVLTWGQLGMHCKPCGLLNVAGYYDRLLAFVDQAVVEGFVRREQRGMLLAAHRPAELLALFAAYRSPTVEKVLKPAQV, via the coding sequence ATGACAGTGCGGCGACTCTGCGTTTTTTGCGGTTCCAGCATGGGGAACCTGGCCGATTACCGGGCAGCGGCGGCGGAGCTGGGAGAGTTCCTGGCCCGGCGGGAGATCGGCGTCGTCTACGGCGGCGCCAGCGTCGGCCTGATGGGGACGGTGGCCGACAGCGCCCTGGCGGCGGGGGGCGAGGTGATCGGGGTGATCCCCCGGCTCTTGCAGGAGAAAGAGCTGGCCCATCCGGGGCTGACGGCACTGCACGTGGTCGATACCATGCACCAGCGGAAAGCGCTGATGGCCGAGCTGTGCGACGGCTTCATCGCCCTGCCGGGGGGGATGGGGACTTTCGAGGAGTTCTTCGAGGTGCTGACCTGGGGGCAGCTCGGTATGCACTGCAAACCGTGCGGCCTGCTCAACGTGGCGGGGTATTACGACCGCCTGCTCGCCTTCGTCGACCAGGCGGTGGTCGAAGGGTTCGTCCGGCGGGAACAGCGGGGGATGCTCCTGGCTGCCCATCGGCCGGCGGAGCTGCTGGCGCTGTTTGCCGCCTACCGCTCGCCGACGGTGGAAAAGGTGCTCAAGCCGGCCCAGGTCTGA
- a CDS encoding ROK family protein, protein MSGRENGAPYRIGIDLGGSKIEALLLAPDGGECERRRIVSPAGSGYRPVLEATAGLVAGLAASVPVGAPYRVGVGIPGSLDRVSGLVRNANSTCLIGQPLQRDLEGLLGRSVGVRNDADCFAMAECRQGAGRGYGLVFGVIIGTGCGGGLCIAGEVREGPHRIAGEWGHFAVDPAGAPCYCGNRGCVETKISGSGVERAFAAAYGERLTMAAIVAGARAGEPRCAATFTRFLDDFGRCLGGLISILDPDAVVLGGGLSQIDELYTAGVERVRHYAFHDALRTPILKNELGDAAGVFGAAWIGR, encoded by the coding sequence AGATCGAGGCGCTGCTTCTGGCGCCGGACGGCGGGGAGTGCGAGCGCCGACGGATCGTCTCGCCGGCCGGCAGCGGCTACCGGCCGGTGCTCGAGGCGACCGCCGGGCTGGTCGCCGGGCTGGCGGCGTCGGTGCCGGTAGGGGCGCCGTACCGCGTCGGCGTCGGTATCCCCGGCTCCCTCGACCGGGTCAGCGGCCTGGTGCGGAACGCCAACTCCACGTGCCTGATCGGCCAGCCGCTGCAGCGGGACCTGGAGGGGCTCCTCGGCCGGTCGGTGGGGGTGCGCAACGACGCCGACTGTTTTGCCATGGCCGAATGCCGCCAGGGGGCGGGGCGGGGGTACGGCCTGGTGTTCGGGGTGATCATCGGGACCGGTTGCGGCGGCGGGCTCTGCATCGCCGGCGAGGTCCGCGAGGGGCCGCACCGGATTGCCGGCGAGTGGGGGCACTTTGCCGTCGACCCCGCCGGCGCGCCGTGTTATTGCGGCAACCGGGGGTGCGTGGAGACCAAGATCAGCGGCTCGGGGGTGGAGCGGGCCTTTGCCGCCGCCTACGGCGAGCGGCTCACCATGGCGGCGATCGTCGCCGGGGCCCGGGCCGGCGAACCCCGCTGCGCGGCGACCTTCACCCGCTTTCTCGACGATTTCGGCCGTTGCCTCGGCGGGCTGATCTCGATTCTCGATCCCGACGCGGTAGTGCTGGGGGGCGGTCTGTCGCAGATCGACGAACTCTACACGGCCGGGGTGGAACGGGTGCGCCACTACGCCTTCCACGATGCGCTGCGGACCCCGATCCTGAAAAACGAGCTGGGGGACGCGGCGGGGGTGTTCGGCGCGGCCTGGATCGGCCGGTGA